The Saprospiraceae bacterium genome includes a window with the following:
- a CDS encoding homoserine kinase, producing the protein MSQTSRPGIKVFAPASVANVAVGFDILGFALEKPGDEIIVRDGTQPGLVITEIQGAGGKLPYDIQKNTAGYAAWRLLQHIGETDRPLEMEIHKKMPFGSGLGSSSASAVGGVFAVNEFLKTGLSKQEILRFAVEGEQIADGAFHADNVAPSLLGGMILIRDNESLDIKKLHIPPGLYAAVIYPHVEILTRESRGILKPQVDFKTVIQQQGNLGAFVAGMYTSDYGLISRSLQDLLVEPQRAHLIPHFYTMKELALNAGALGFSISGAGPSMFALCDNSGIAEAILESAQILYKSHKLEINTYLSKINQEGAVRF; encoded by the coding sequence ATGAGTCAGACTTCAAGACCGGGAATTAAAGTTTTTGCACCTGCATCTGTTGCTAACGTGGCGGTTGGATTTGATATACTGGGATTTGCATTGGAAAAGCCCGGGGATGAAATTATCGTAAGAGATGGAACACAGCCGGGACTTGTCATCACTGAAATACAAGGTGCAGGTGGTAAGTTACCTTATGATATTCAGAAAAACACAGCCGGATATGCAGCATGGCGATTACTTCAACACATCGGTGAAACAGACAGACCATTAGAAATGGAGATTCACAAAAAAATGCCGTTTGGAAGTGGTCTCGGATCGTCATCAGCGAGTGCCGTTGGAGGTGTTTTTGCTGTAAATGAATTTTTGAAAACAGGGTTGAGTAAACAGGAGATTCTGCGTTTTGCTGTAGAAGGCGAGCAGATTGCTGACGGAGCTTTTCATGCCGATAATGTCGCTCCTTCCTTATTGGGAGGCATGATTCTGATTCGTGATAACGAAAGTCTGGATATTAAAAAATTGCATATTCCACCTGGTTTGTATGCTGCTGTTATTTATCCGCATGTGGAAATATTAACCAGAGAATCCAGAGGAATTTTAAAACCACAAGTTGATTTTAAGACAGTCATTCAACAGCAAGGGAATCTCGGCGCTTTTGTTGCTGGAATGTACACTTCTGATTATGGACTTATATCCAGATCATTGCAGGATTTATTGGTGGAGCCGCAAAGGGCACATCTGATCCCGCATTTTTATACTATGAAGGAATTAGCGTTAAATGCCGGAGCACTTGGTTTCAGTATCAGCGGGGCAGGACCATCTATGTTTGCATTGTGTGACAATAGCGGAATAGCAGAAGCAATACTGGAAAGCGCCCAAATTCTTTACAAAAGTCATAAATTAGAAATAAACACTTACCTGTCCAAAATCAATCAGGAAGGTGCAGTAAGATTTTGA
- a CDS encoding glutamate--tRNA ligase, with protein sequence MSSVRVRFAPSPTGPLHIGGVRTALYNYLFAKRNGGTFILRIEDTDQVRYVPGAEEYIIDSLSWFGLLPQEGPGFGGDFGPYRQSERKDIYKQYADQLLKDGHAYYAFDTPDELDALRASDQTFKYGIESRKNLKNSLSLPAEETQKLLAEGHHIAVRLRIPENEKIEIHDEIRGLVVFDSNELDDKVILKGDGMPTYHLANIVDDYLMQITHVIRGEEWLSSTAHHVLMYRFFGWTAPSFAHLPLILKPTGQGKLSKRDGAKFGFPVFPLTWQDTEENFPGFREEGYLPEAVLNFLAFLGWNPGTDQEIFSVEELTEIFSLDKIVKAGARFDIDKALWFNQHYLIQKDNSELAEMLLPQVRQAGFMHSVDYLSGVCALMKERIHKLDEILKAGHFFFEAPENYDKETILKKYKKENKPHFICIAEAIADLTDFDASSIENIVKSYIAENALKMGEILPVMRIAISGTMQGPDLMQTIALLGQKESAGRILRAMDVFDSWL encoded by the coding sequence ATGTCCTCAGTAAGAGTCAGATTTGCACCGAGCCCTACAGGGCCATTACATATTGGCGGCGTTCGCACTGCTTTGTATAATTACCTTTTTGCGAAAAGAAATGGCGGCACATTTATTTTGCGAATCGAGGACACAGATCAGGTAAGGTATGTACCCGGAGCGGAGGAATATATTATTGATTCACTGAGTTGGTTTGGATTATTGCCACAGGAAGGACCCGGATTTGGCGGAGATTTTGGTCCATATAGGCAATCTGAAAGAAAAGACATTTACAAACAATACGCTGATCAGCTTTTAAAGGACGGACACGCATATTATGCATTTGACACACCGGATGAACTCGATGCATTAAGAGCTTCAGATCAGACTTTCAAATATGGAATCGAGTCCAGGAAAAACCTTAAAAACAGCCTTTCGCTACCTGCAGAAGAAACTCAAAAACTTTTGGCTGAAGGTCATCACATTGCTGTCCGACTCCGGATACCTGAAAATGAAAAAATTGAAATTCATGATGAAATCCGTGGATTGGTCGTATTTGACAGCAATGAACTGGATGATAAAGTCATACTCAAAGGGGATGGTATGCCGACATACCACCTGGCCAATATAGTAGATGACTACCTGATGCAGATCACACATGTTATCAGAGGAGAAGAGTGGTTGTCCAGCACGGCACACCATGTATTGATGTATCGGTTTTTTGGGTGGACGGCACCATCATTTGCGCATTTACCGTTAATCCTGAAGCCAACCGGTCAGGGTAAACTAAGTAAAAGGGACGGTGCAAAATTTGGTTTTCCGGTTTTCCCGTTGACGTGGCAGGATACAGAAGAAAATTTTCCGGGATTCAGAGAAGAAGGATATCTGCCGGAAGCTGTTTTAAATTTTCTGGCTTTTCTCGGATGGAATCCAGGTACCGATCAGGAGATATTTTCAGTTGAAGAACTGACAGAAATATTTTCTTTAGATAAAATCGTAAAAGCAGGAGCACGTTTTGATATTGATAAAGCACTTTGGTTCAATCAACATTATCTCATTCAGAAGGATAACAGTGAGCTGGCAGAAATGCTTTTACCACAGGTACGACAAGCTGGATTCATGCATTCAGTTGATTATCTTTCCGGAGTATGTGCTCTCATGAAAGAACGGATCCATAAACTGGACGAAATATTGAAGGCGGGGCATTTCTTTTTTGAAGCACCTGAAAATTATGACAAGGAAACCATCCTCAAAAAGTACAAAAAAGAAAATAAACCACATTTTATCTGTATTGCAGAAGCGATTGCAGATCTGACAGATTTCGATGCATCGTCCATTGAAAACATTGTAAAATCATATATCGCTGAAAATGCTTTAAAAATGGGCGAAATACTTCCGGTGATGCGGATAGCAATTTCCGGAACGATGCAGGGACCTGATCTGATGCAAACAATTGCTCTACTGGGACAAAAGGAAAGTGCGGGAAGGATATTGAGAGCGATGGATGTATTTGATAGTTGGTTGTAA
- a CDS encoding polysaccharide deacetylase family protein, which produces MYFVKTPAFIKTLFSDYVWSPTGSDKVVHLTFDDGPVPEVTNWVLDLLAQYNFKATFFCVGENVIKNKDIFDRIISEGHSVGNHTFNHLNGWKTDTAEYLDNVSKCNIFVDSVLFRPPYGKLTPRQAMQLKKDYTIVMWDILSGDFDKNITPEKCLQNVLSAYENGSVIVFHDSIKAMDKLKFVLPVFLKHLSENGYRSENLSVLTEDRHKVLSS; this is translated from the coding sequence ATGTACTTCGTAAAAACACCGGCTTTCATTAAAACTTTATTTTCCGACTATGTCTGGAGCCCCACAGGTTCTGACAAAGTGGTGCATCTGACATTTGATGACGGACCTGTACCGGAAGTAACAAACTGGGTTTTAGATCTGTTGGCTCAATACAATTTTAAAGCAACATTTTTTTGTGTAGGTGAAAATGTTATTAAGAATAAAGATATTTTTGACAGAATCATTTCAGAAGGCCATTCAGTAGGAAATCACACTTTTAATCATCTGAATGGATGGAAAACGGATACTGCTGAATACTTGGATAACGTCTCAAAATGTAATATTTTTGTGGATAGTGTGTTATTCAGACCTCCTTATGGTAAATTGACACCAAGACAGGCTATGCAATTAAAAAAGGATTACACTATCGTCATGTGGGATATTCTGAGTGGTGATTTTGATAAGAACATTACGCCCGAGAAATGTCTTCAGAATGTCTTGTCAGCATATGAAAACGGTTCTGTTATTGTTTTTCATGACAGTATTAAAGCAATGGATAAATTAAAATTTGTTCTACCTGTATTCTTAAAACATTTGTCAGAGAATGGATATCGTTCTGAGAATCTTTCCGTGCTGACAGAAGATAGACATAAAGTGCTTTCATCATGA
- a CDS encoding M3 family metallopeptidase, which produces MVNPFYESYSTPFEVPPFDIIKSVHIKPAVLKAIREHEDEIQNIINNNSHPDFLNTIVAIDNSGDALLKVTGVMYNLSNAHTNSELEKISSELTPILSTHNDSVYFNEALFERVKHVWLEKEQSGLNPEELKLLEKYFKNFERNGALLTNSKKLELTSINEKLSRLTLRFAQNSLLEVNTFKYYSENIEELAGIPQDIINVAAGRASKEGFPGKWLFTLHLPSVMPVLKYADNRAFREKIWRAFVNKGNNGNESDNNELIKEIIDLRDRKAKLLGYQSHAQYILEEQMAKTPETVINLIQDLWKPAIEVASDEASEMQEYIYNEGNDFKLQPHDWRYYAEKIRKSKYDLDETEVKEFFSLKNVLNGVFEVCNRLFGLRFELNKDLPVYQEDVIGYEVRETDGTLTGILFLDFYFRESKRSGAWMTSYREQKKENGNRIVPVISIVCNFSKPMGNLPTLLTFDEVIAFFHEFGHALHGLLSDVTFTSLSGTNVPTDFVELPSQIMENWATESEVLKLIGYHFKTNEVIPDDLIQKIKSSEHYGQGFATTEYLAATFLDMEFHTNPDIAGLSVGEFEKKSMLKLGLNSEILPRYRSTYFNHIFAGGYSAGYYSYIWSQVLDADAFEAFRENGIFDSQTASRFRKLILEKGGTEDPLELFKKFRGREPDIQPLIKKRGLVQTAG; this is translated from the coding sequence ATGGTCAATCCATTTTATGAATCTTATTCTACGCCATTTGAAGTACCGCCATTTGATATCATTAAATCTGTTCATATAAAACCTGCTGTCTTAAAGGCAATTAGAGAGCATGAGGATGAAATTCAGAATATAATAAACAATAATAGTCATCCTGATTTTTTAAATACTATCGTTGCTATAGACAATTCTGGTGATGCACTTTTGAAAGTGACGGGTGTGATGTATAATTTATCAAATGCACATACCAATTCTGAACTGGAAAAAATTTCTTCTGAACTAACGCCGATATTATCCACTCACAATGACAGCGTTTACTTCAATGAAGCTTTATTTGAAAGAGTAAAACATGTATGGTTAGAAAAAGAGCAATCAGGACTCAATCCGGAAGAGTTGAAACTTTTAGAAAAATATTTTAAAAACTTTGAAAGAAACGGTGCACTTTTAACTAATTCAAAAAAACTTGAATTAACATCTATCAATGAAAAATTGTCACGTTTGACACTCAGGTTTGCTCAAAATTCCTTACTGGAAGTAAACACGTTTAAATACTATTCCGAAAATATAGAAGAACTCGCCGGGATACCACAGGATATCATAAATGTGGCTGCCGGAAGAGCATCCAAAGAAGGTTTTCCCGGAAAATGGCTTTTTACTTTACATCTTCCCAGCGTAATGCCTGTGCTAAAGTATGCCGACAACCGTGCATTTAGAGAAAAAATATGGCGTGCATTTGTCAACAAAGGTAATAATGGAAATGAAAGTGACAATAATGAACTGATTAAAGAAATCATTGATTTAAGAGATCGGAAGGCAAAGCTTTTGGGTTATCAGTCACATGCACAATATATTCTGGAAGAGCAAATGGCTAAAACTCCTGAAACAGTCATAAATCTGATACAGGATCTTTGGAAACCAGCAATAGAAGTTGCATCTGATGAAGCATCAGAAATGCAGGAATATATATACAATGAAGGCAATGATTTCAAGCTGCAACCCCATGACTGGCGTTATTATGCAGAGAAAATCAGAAAAAGTAAATATGATCTTGATGAGACAGAGGTAAAAGAGTTCTTCAGTCTAAAAAACGTGTTAAACGGGGTGTTTGAAGTTTGTAACAGATTGTTTGGACTCCGTTTTGAGCTAAATAAAGACTTACCTGTTTATCAGGAAGATGTGATTGGTTATGAAGTAAGAGAAACAGATGGAACACTGACAGGAATTTTATTTTTGGATTTCTATTTCAGAGAAAGTAAACGAAGTGGTGCTTGGATGACAAGTTACAGAGAGCAAAAAAAGGAAAATGGAAACAGAATAGTCCCGGTAATATCCATAGTATGTAATTTTTCAAAACCTATGGGAAATCTACCCACACTTTTGACATTTGACGAAGTCATTGCTTTCTTTCATGAGTTTGGCCATGCCTTACACGGATTGTTGTCTGATGTAACTTTTACAAGCCTTTCAGGTACAAATGTTCCTACTGATTTTGTAGAATTACCTTCACAGATTATGGAAAACTGGGCAACTGAATCAGAAGTATTAAAGTTGATCGGGTACCATTTCAAAACAAATGAAGTAATTCCGGATGATCTGATTCAAAAAATAAAATCCAGTGAACATTACGGACAAGGATTTGCAACAACAGAATACCTTGCAGCAACTTTTTTGGATATGGAATTTCACACAAATCCGGATATTGCGGGATTATCAGTAGGAGAATTTGAAAAAAAATCAATGCTGAAGTTGGGACTTAATTCTGAAATCTTACCAAGATACAGGAGTACTTACTTTAATCACATTTTTGCCGGTGGCTATTCAGCAGGATATTACAGTTACATCTGGTCTCAGGTTTTAGATGCCGATGCTTTTGAAGCTTTCAGGGAGAATGGAATTTTTGACAGCCAGACGGCTTCACGATTTCGCAAGTTAATTCTGGAAAAGGGAGGAACCGAAGATCCTCTGGAGCTTTTTAAAAAATTCAGAGGAAGAGAACCGGACATACAACCACTTATTAAAAAACGAGGTCTTGTACAGACGGCAGGATAG
- the thrC gene encoding threonine synthase, with amino-acid sequence MQLYSTNNKNLRVSLKEAVMQSLAPDKGLYMPEAIPRLSQGFINHLDKLSFHEISYLVTKALVGDYIPDNDIFSITEKAINFPAPVVKLSENIGVLELWHGPSLAFKDFGARFMAELMAYFIRGENEKLTILVATSGDTGGAVAAGFYNTPGIDVIILYPQGKVSDLQEKQLTALGGNITALEIEGTFDDCQALVKEAFLDPDLNEKYKLSSANSINIARLIPQSFYYFEAYKQVMSEGKDVVFSVPSGNFGNITAGLMAKKMGLPIKRFIAATNVNNIVPEYLISGIYTPKPSISTISNAMDVGNPSNFVRILDLYDHNWEAIKKDISGFWLNDEDTKKSLKEMYDKFTYIGDPHGAIGYKSLQNLKDNETGIFLETAHPAKFLDTVENALGTKISIPERLAVLLDKEKKSQILSPDYKSFKEYMIG; translated from the coding sequence ATGCAGTTATACTCTACCAATAATAAAAATTTGAGAGTTTCCCTGAAAGAAGCCGTGATGCAGTCACTTGCACCTGATAAAGGATTGTATATGCCGGAAGCAATACCAAGACTTTCGCAAGGCTTTATCAATCATTTAGATAAATTATCATTCCATGAAATCTCCTATTTGGTGACTAAAGCCTTAGTTGGAGACTATATTCCTGACAATGACATTTTTTCGATTACAGAAAAAGCGATCAATTTTCCGGCACCTGTCGTAAAACTTTCAGAAAATATCGGCGTATTGGAACTTTGGCACGGTCCGAGTCTTGCATTTAAGGATTTTGGTGCCCGATTTATGGCAGAGTTAATGGCCTATTTTATAAGAGGTGAAAATGAAAAACTAACGATACTGGTAGCTACTTCCGGTGATACCGGAGGTGCAGTCGCCGCAGGCTTTTATAATACGCCCGGGATTGATGTCATTATTCTTTATCCGCAAGGGAAGGTCAGTGACCTGCAGGAAAAACAACTCACAGCATTGGGTGGAAATATCACGGCTTTAGAGATTGAGGGCACGTTTGATGATTGTCAGGCATTGGTCAAAGAAGCTTTTCTGGATCCGGATTTAAATGAAAAATATAAATTGAGTTCTGCCAACAGTATCAATATAGCTCGTCTGATCCCACAGAGTTTTTATTATTTTGAAGCATACAAACAGGTGATGTCGGAAGGCAAAGATGTAGTGTTCAGTGTTCCAAGTGGAAACTTTGGCAACATCACTGCAGGATTAATGGCCAAAAAAATGGGACTGCCAATCAAACGATTTATAGCAGCTACAAATGTAAATAACATTGTTCCTGAATATCTGATTTCCGGTATCTATACGCCGAAACCATCCATTTCAACCATAAGCAATGCGATGGACGTGGGGAATCCCAGCAATTTTGTACGTATTCTGGATTTGTATGATCACAATTGGGAAGCTATAAAAAAGGATATCTCAGGTTTTTGGTTAAATGATGAAGATACAAAAAAATCATTGAAAGAAATGTATGACAAATTTACCTATATTGGTGATCCTCACGGTGCCATCGGGTATAAGTCTTTACAAAATCTGAAAGACAATGAAACAGGTATATTTCTGGAAACTGCCCACCCGGCTAAATTTTTAGACACAGTTGAAAACGCTTTAGGTACCAAAATATCTATCCCTGAACGATTGGCTGTTTTATTGGATAAAGAAAAGAAAAGCCAGATATTGAGTCCGGATTATAAAAGCTTTAAGGAGTATATGATAGGATAG
- the thrA gene encoding bifunctional aspartate kinase/homoserine dehydrogenase I: MKVLKFGGSSVANAERIQNIISILKPRIESGENLAVVFSAFGGITDMLIEMCELASQGKDKYIALFHQFKDRHNAAAKTLLSDEKYLQLATDLDDNHETLRDLLKGIFLVREASPRTMDYVLSFGERNANYIIALAMQEHGIKASYLDARKIIKTNKDFGSAKVNFKLTEELIQEYFESHSDGVHIVTGFIGSDAGGLTTTLGRGGSDYTAAILSGALEAEVLEIWTDVDGVLTCDPRKVKKAFTIPKLSYVEAMEMSHFGAKVIYPPTIQPALNKGIPIYIKNTFNPGFSGTLITKEHDPTFKSTIKGISSLNNISLIRLQGSGMMGVPGVSARLFGALGKEKVNVILITQASSEHSICIAVSDKESRKAEESITEEFNKEINAGLIDPVKVEKDLCVMAVIGEQMKNVPGVAGRLFESLGKNGINIIAIAQGSSELNISFVIGKSEESKALNAIHDSFFLSDTKRIHLFMIGVGLIGSTLIRQIEAQKETLKTEHGLEITLSGLANTKKMIFSESGISLFEWKKSLEESDMNSDPNQFVQIMNNMNLSNSIFLDNTANSLIPALYPEILSASISIATPNKVATSSDFAQYQTLKSLAKQHNVQFLFETNVGAGLPVISTLRNMIHSGDKIVKIEAVLSGSVSFIFNNFNGTKPFSDLVKEAKELGYTEPDPREDLSGADVKRKITILAREAGYFIEPSEVKIRPILSDHCMNAENVASFFTNLEKEDITMLEVYQKAASENKVLRFIATLENGKASVGVETVGQDSPFYNLRGSDNMIVFTSQRYNSRPLVVRGPGAGAEVTAAGLFAEIISAGK, from the coding sequence ATGAAAGTACTGAAATTCGGAGGTTCGTCTGTTGCAAATGCAGAACGAATTCAAAATATCATATCCATTCTAAAGCCAAGAATTGAATCAGGTGAAAATTTGGCAGTGGTCTTTTCTGCATTTGGCGGAATTACAGATATGCTGATTGAAATGTGTGAATTGGCAAGTCAGGGCAAAGATAAATATATTGCATTGTTTCATCAGTTTAAAGATCGCCATAACGCTGCAGCCAAAACGCTGTTGTCTGATGAAAAATACCTGCAGCTGGCAACAGATCTGGACGATAATCACGAGACCCTCAGAGATCTATTAAAAGGGATTTTTCTGGTCCGGGAAGCTTCACCCAGGACGATGGATTATGTGTTGAGTTTCGGTGAACGAAATGCAAACTATATAATTGCGCTGGCAATGCAGGAACATGGTATCAAGGCCTCCTATCTGGATGCACGTAAAATTATAAAAACCAATAAAGATTTCGGTTCAGCCAAAGTCAATTTTAAGTTAACGGAGGAACTTATTCAGGAGTATTTTGAAAGTCACAGTGATGGGGTACATATTGTTACAGGTTTTATAGGTTCTGATGCAGGCGGACTTACCACAACGCTCGGCAGAGGTGGTTCTGATTATACTGCGGCTATTCTATCAGGGGCACTGGAGGCTGAAGTTCTTGAGATATGGACAGATGTTGACGGGGTATTAACCTGCGATCCCAGAAAAGTTAAGAAAGCATTTACCATACCGAAACTCAGTTATGTAGAAGCGATGGAAATGTCACACTTCGGTGCTAAAGTTATCTATCCGCCAACTATTCAGCCTGCATTGAATAAAGGTATTCCGATTTATATAAAAAATACTTTCAATCCGGGTTTTTCAGGTACATTAATTACAAAAGAACACGACCCAACTTTCAAATCCACCATAAAGGGTATCAGTTCTTTAAATAATATTTCGCTGATCAGATTGCAGGGTAGTGGTATGATGGGTGTTCCCGGAGTATCTGCAAGACTATTTGGCGCACTTGGTAAAGAGAAAGTGAATGTGATTTTAATTACACAGGCGTCTTCGGAACATTCCATCTGTATAGCAGTAAGTGATAAAGAATCCCGAAAAGCTGAAGAGTCCATTACGGAAGAATTCAATAAAGAAATAAATGCTGGCCTGATTGACCCGGTAAAAGTAGAAAAGGATCTTTGTGTTATGGCTGTCATCGGAGAGCAAATGAAAAATGTCCCCGGTGTTGCCGGAAGACTTTTTGAATCACTTGGAAAAAATGGTATAAATATCATTGCTATTGCACAGGGAAGTTCTGAACTGAACATTTCATTTGTTATCGGAAAGTCTGAAGAATCCAAGGCTTTAAATGCTATCCACGATTCATTTTTTCTGTCTGATACTAAAAGAATACATTTATTTATGATCGGCGTAGGACTCATAGGTAGTACGCTTATCCGGCAAATAGAAGCACAAAAAGAAACACTAAAAACAGAACATGGACTTGAAATAACACTTTCAGGCCTTGCTAATACCAAAAAAATGATTTTTTCAGAATCAGGTATTTCTCTTTTTGAATGGAAAAAATCACTGGAAGAATCAGATATGAATTCTGACCCAAATCAATTTGTTCAGATCATGAATAATATGAATTTATCCAATTCTATTTTTCTGGATAATACAGCTAACAGCCTTATTCCTGCATTATATCCTGAGATTCTGTCAGCAAGTATATCTATAGCCACTCCCAACAAGGTAGCTACATCATCAGATTTTGCACAATATCAGACGCTGAAATCACTTGCAAAACAACACAATGTCCAATTTCTGTTTGAGACAAATGTAGGTGCTGGATTACCGGTTATTTCTACTTTACGGAATATGATTCACAGTGGCGATAAAATTGTAAAGATAGAAGCTGTGCTATCCGGCTCGGTTTCTTTTATATTTAATAATTTTAATGGTACAAAACCATTTAGTGATCTGGTGAAAGAAGCCAAAGAGCTCGGATATACAGAACCCGACCCAAGAGAAGACTTGTCAGGAGCGGATGTAAAAAGGAAAATAACGATTCTTGCCCGTGAAGCCGGTTATTTTATTGAACCGTCAGAAGTGAAAATCCGCCCTATACTGTCGGATCACTGTATGAATGCGGAAAATGTAGCTTCATTTTTTACAAATCTTGAAAAAGAAGACATTACGATGCTCGAAGTTTATCAGAAAGCTGCATCAGAAAATAAAGTATTGCGTTTTATTGCAACGCTCGAAAACGGAAAAGCATCAGTCGGTGTAGAAACTGTAGGACAGGACAGTCCTTTTTATAATTTGAGAGGCAGTGACAACATGATCGTATTTACCAGTCAAAGATATAACAGCAGGCCGTTGGTGGTGAGAGGCCCTGGAGCAGGAGCAGAAGTTACTGCAGCTGGCCTATTTGCCGAGATCATCAGTGCAGGAAAATAA